The following are encoded in a window of Roseimaritima ulvae genomic DNA:
- a CDS encoding metallophosphoesterase, whose product MRYQWTMFAVAIAACWSLLSITAFAQQGRLDPVVKAIDTNRDGSVSSTELKSAAASLRKLDLDGNGTVSLAEASARTDLNQGRGGGSRASGSRLGGYTTPPAANDVPSHPFNVIVGRLTDVSATVRVLFHSDVDACLIYGGQTGKLSSKTKVQSLKAGQPFDFVIDSLEKNTRYFYRVVYQSGGHTQESDEFRFHTQRDKGSSFVFTVQADSHLDENTSGEVYLRTLSNALADQPDFHFALGDTFMTGKYVRPEIAEPQYLAQRYYLGQLCHSAALYFALGNHDGESGNRGSNVWATTMRKRHIPNPFPNGFFTGNKQEEREVGLPENYYQFEWGDAQFIVLDPFRHTTKRNRGREGDNWNWTLGENQYRWLKQSLEQSDAKLRFVFIHHLVGGANRNNRGGAEAAPFWEWGGQGLSGEDEFQKNRPGRDKPIHQMLVDHGVSVVFHGHDHMFIKQDLDGIVYQLVPQPGHPRSGTKSAQEYGYLGGEIQGSSGHVRVRVSGDSARVDYVRAYLPAAERGRNRNGDVSYSYMLSK is encoded by the coding sequence ATGAGATATCAATGGACCATGTTTGCAGTCGCGATTGCCGCATGTTGGAGTTTGCTGTCAATTACGGCGTTTGCTCAGCAAGGTCGGCTCGACCCGGTCGTCAAAGCGATCGACACGAATCGCGATGGCTCTGTCAGTTCGACAGAACTGAAGTCTGCTGCGGCGTCGCTTCGCAAGTTGGACCTAGACGGTAACGGAACGGTTTCGCTTGCCGAAGCGTCTGCCAGAACCGATTTAAATCAAGGGCGAGGTGGCGGGAGTAGGGCCAGCGGTAGTAGATTGGGCGGTTACACGACTCCGCCTGCGGCGAATGATGTTCCCAGCCATCCGTTCAATGTCATCGTGGGACGGCTAACGGATGTCAGTGCCACTGTCCGTGTTCTCTTTCATAGTGACGTGGATGCATGTTTAATTTATGGCGGGCAGACGGGAAAGCTGTCGAGCAAGACGAAAGTACAGAGTTTGAAGGCGGGGCAGCCGTTTGATTTTGTAATCGATTCGCTCGAGAAAAACACTCGTTACTTTTATCGTGTCGTTTATCAGTCTGGGGGTCACACCCAAGAAAGCGACGAGTTCAGGTTTCATACTCAGAGAGACAAAGGCAGCTCATTCGTCTTCACCGTCCAAGCCGACTCGCATCTAGATGAGAACACGAGCGGCGAAGTTTATCTGCGAACATTGTCCAACGCTCTTGCCGATCAGCCTGACTTTCACTTTGCACTGGGCGACACGTTCATGACGGGCAAGTACGTGAGGCCAGAGATTGCAGAGCCTCAGTATTTGGCTCAGCGATACTACCTCGGCCAGTTGTGTCATTCCGCCGCGTTGTATTTCGCCTTGGGGAACCACGACGGAGAATCCGGCAATCGCGGCTCAAATGTTTGGGCGACAACGATGCGCAAGCGGCATATTCCAAATCCGTTTCCAAATGGTTTCTTCACGGGCAACAAGCAGGAAGAACGCGAAGTTGGATTGCCCGAGAATTACTACCAGTTCGAGTGGGGCGACGCTCAGTTCATCGTGCTGGACCCGTTTCGGCACACGACCAAACGGAATCGCGGCAGAGAAGGTGACAACTGGAACTGGACGCTTGGCGAAAATCAATATCGGTGGCTGAAGCAATCCTTGGAACAGAGTGACGCGAAGTTGCGGTTTGTCTTTATTCATCACTTGGTCGGCGGCGCTAATCGAAACAATCGCGGTGGAGCCGAGGCTGCACCGTTTTGGGAATGGGGTGGCCAAGGGTTGTCTGGCGAAGATGAGTTCCAGAAGAATCGCCCCGGTCGGGACAAACCTATTCATCAAATGCTGGTGGATCACGGAGTAAGCGTTGTCTTTCACGGGCACGATCACATGTTCATCAAGCAGGATTTGGACGGGATCGTTTACCAACTTGTTCCTCAGCCGGGGCACCCTCGGTCGGGAACGAAGAGTGCCCAAGAATACGGGTACCTTGGCGGCGAAATTCAAGGGAGTAGCGGACACGTGCGAGTTCGCGTCAGCGGTGATTCAGCTCGCGTGGACTATGTCCGCGCGTATTTGCCAGCAGCGGAGCGTGGCCGCAATCGTAACGGCGATGTCAGCTATTCGTACATGCTTTCAAAATAA
- a CDS encoding M56 family metallopeptidase, with protein sequence MSHFTMDWSELSLQVMLTFAHFLWQACVIAIALAIGEQISNIVSGRARALRSHQPTPDRSCESANVRYLVACLAFFALPACVAATFTWVHQSRGPILLAESAAVESPALVVASTDERVEPSVSTDIPILPSMEMAAGAELPVAEASEPSVRAQSWTHRMQAYTPYLLIAYAIGATFMLARFGVSILGSTQLCRTVQPIVDSNLLTIIAEQAARLGLKRVPMVALCQRVSVPVVVGIVKPMILLPPSLVCGLDPNQLAAILSHEMAHIRRYDLLINLLQRVVEALLFFHPVTWWISRRVRIERENCCDDMAVTGCGRIEYAAALLRMAEQCAAFRGLKIAPQLDSLAADGDNASQLGNRIRRLLGEDASPRISLTRVSLATIALAVVIGGLSMVAFAQSDDDSWGDASHGLVCRILPVSPSMDPESVDMNAAVDHFSSPDDITFSVELKNVSHQAIHLKDIRYGNDYAEAIRGKLNTNHYAPHLFEFTFTDAAGKAVARTQREFTLDSHAMILRGAYVAKLDPNQSLKFLLKPAKFERSMDHRLPPGDYRVQVSYRGPSPAAKEWIAKHNPGQQLDKLWPHQVTSNVAKFSISAEGFRKPDLVWGPKTDGLQAALEIRVPRKSGVPTRAPGVLPETSLHAVLHVKNVSDKPITFVSETGRQGDRLQIKTAAGEDVKVKDVWMSGWPIDVRWTLQPGDVAELDVLTPSLNQGLTAGEYSARYTIRFNSRQLKDKDGNQIFPAPGDYDSEIDTGWTPLFIRSNDQASADNEVETFVYETLQKPYRPEHNGSTWQAGAHRSMIWMTLASIPQQDLVADALMKKIESSVGSVDLQSRQLALEYCAKNFPDRLLPYLIRHLSTANFPAPDLQISGEGRLIYGEIHAIGEIGEQAKATIPALTKHLSAADPIAREATIRALVRVGPSDPEVLQSLTACFNDDNQRVQSTAVYEAGRYGKLAKPLGPKFAELLDAESKEVQYWAAAALITSEFDPDLGFRKLLEGACTGSTADRSQALTALAMLGTRSVSVLPKLRAMVDDPDVDVARAVRKAIRRIETKTKTKVEGRVIDANGKPIAGASISCLAYSGDEANGFDPVYAETDRDGYFMADVPSRIFRVHVGSPNEIYDSVRGFGMRNGRAVCPWDSVEDQSTENRVFVVATLPRRYALTFELVDADSGQPIRDAAVLYKEDESTWFGDGESDYETSAFWETFYVSQNGETTFQASTSSVLGLAYFRAVATGYEPAEWKLNEKLERGKPLTKTIRMQPVAPIQLTVLQPNGTPAAGATFKSRDPKDFPFTMRHAGGDKLRGLLAIEAKSNGQGVAEFPRPAFGDWASYRIEHATGHTDFKISDLPPERDGAAVVTHRLQLLGHVTVQGRYLPKVLDNEFLEVYHLLPNRKSVDGSAQRVKLDDEGRFTLAPRLAGWHSFVHRIQTTDAEGNRGTSAIASYGPFDLKPGESRRLTLGDEGSSVVGRLSIPEPSSADFGSLTIQAYAGGPFQYPHAPRGLNDHEELAWWDAYWESDAGHHFREYRRRNITVPVAPDGSFHFPMLPPGDYKLRLFGSSSDRTRRKLIPSQLSIPEAAVGSVVDVGSLKVSEEKSDASPTAHDHDHSLNKTSDLEHERSS encoded by the coding sequence ATGAGTCATTTCACGATGGATTGGTCCGAACTTTCTCTGCAGGTGATGCTGACGTTCGCCCATTTCCTGTGGCAAGCGTGCGTCATCGCGATTGCATTGGCCATCGGAGAACAGATATCCAACATTGTTAGCGGCAGGGCGCGAGCCCTCCGGTCGCATCAACCAACCCCCGACCGCTCGTGCGAGTCCGCCAATGTGCGTTACTTAGTCGCTTGCCTTGCCTTCTTCGCACTTCCGGCTTGCGTTGCCGCGACGTTCACTTGGGTCCATCAATCACGCGGACCGATTTTATTGGCGGAAAGTGCTGCCGTTGAGTCGCCTGCTTTGGTCGTCGCGTCTACCGACGAACGGGTGGAACCAAGTGTAAGCACTGACATTCCCATTCTGCCGTCGATGGAAATGGCCGCCGGAGCGGAGTTACCTGTTGCGGAAGCGTCGGAGCCGTCGGTTCGTGCGCAGTCATGGACGCATCGCATGCAAGCGTATACACCCTACCTGTTGATCGCTTACGCCATCGGAGCCACGTTCATGCTGGCACGATTTGGTGTGTCGATCCTCGGTAGTACGCAACTGTGCCGAACGGTCCAGCCGATCGTCGATTCGAACCTATTGACAATCATCGCTGAACAGGCAGCGAGGCTTGGACTGAAACGAGTTCCCATGGTGGCTCTCTGCCAACGCGTCTCTGTGCCGGTGGTTGTCGGTATTGTCAAGCCGATGATCTTGCTGCCGCCATCACTCGTATGCGGCCTGGATCCCAATCAGCTGGCCGCAATCCTCAGTCACGAAATGGCACACATCCGTCGTTACGATCTGCTGATCAATTTGCTGCAGCGAGTCGTCGAAGCGTTGCTGTTTTTCCATCCGGTTACGTGGTGGATCAGCCGCCGCGTTCGCATCGAACGTGAGAATTGCTGCGACGACATGGCGGTTACGGGTTGCGGACGAATCGAATACGCCGCTGCGTTACTGCGAATGGCCGAACAATGCGCGGCGTTTCGCGGGTTGAAGATCGCTCCGCAACTGGATTCGCTTGCGGCGGACGGTGACAACGCCTCGCAACTCGGCAATCGTATTCGGCGATTGCTGGGTGAAGACGCTTCGCCGCGAATTTCTCTCACACGCGTGTCCCTCGCCACAATCGCGCTCGCCGTCGTTATCGGAGGACTATCGATGGTCGCGTTCGCTCAATCCGATGACGACTCTTGGGGCGATGCATCGCACGGATTAGTTTGCCGCATTCTTCCCGTCTCGCCCTCGATGGATCCGGAATCCGTCGACATGAATGCCGCAGTGGATCATTTCTCATCACCTGACGATATCACGTTTTCTGTAGAACTGAAGAATGTCAGCCACCAAGCGATCCATCTGAAAGACATTCGCTACGGAAACGACTACGCCGAAGCAATACGAGGCAAGTTAAACACAAACCATTACGCTCCGCATTTGTTCGAGTTCACGTTTACCGACGCCGCTGGCAAAGCCGTTGCTCGCACGCAGCGCGAGTTTACGCTTGACTCGCACGCAATGATCCTGCGTGGGGCGTATGTTGCCAAGCTCGATCCGAACCAATCGCTGAAGTTTTTACTCAAGCCTGCGAAATTCGAGCGATCGATGGACCATCGTCTCCCGCCCGGGGATTATCGTGTTCAAGTGAGCTATCGAGGCCCGAGCCCGGCGGCGAAAGAGTGGATTGCCAAACACAATCCCGGCCAGCAACTTGACAAGCTTTGGCCTCACCAGGTGACATCTAACGTCGCGAAATTTTCGATTTCGGCCGAAGGGTTTCGCAAACCGGATTTGGTATGGGGACCGAAGACGGATGGTTTGCAGGCTGCGTTGGAAATTCGAGTTCCTCGCAAAAGTGGGGTTCCCACGCGGGCTCCTGGCGTTTTGCCCGAGACGTCGCTTCACGCGGTATTACACGTCAAGAACGTGAGTGACAAACCGATTACGTTTGTCAGCGAGACCGGTCGCCAAGGGGATCGATTGCAGATCAAAACCGCGGCAGGCGAGGACGTAAAGGTCAAGGATGTCTGGATGAGTGGCTGGCCCATCGACGTTCGTTGGACGTTACAACCTGGAGACGTCGCCGAACTGGACGTGCTGACACCATCGCTGAACCAAGGCCTGACTGCTGGCGAATACTCCGCGCGTTACACGATCCGCTTCAACAGCCGCCAATTGAAAGACAAAGACGGCAACCAAATCTTCCCGGCTCCAGGAGACTACGATTCCGAAATCGACACGGGTTGGACACCGCTGTTTATTCGGTCCAACGATCAAGCATCCGCAGACAACGAAGTAGAAACCTTCGTTTATGAAACGTTGCAGAAGCCTTACCGCCCCGAGCACAACGGCAGCACTTGGCAAGCGGGGGCCCATCGTTCGATGATCTGGATGACGCTGGCTTCGATCCCTCAGCAGGACTTGGTCGCCGATGCGCTGATGAAAAAGATCGAGTCTTCGGTCGGTAGTGTTGATCTGCAGTCGCGACAATTGGCGCTCGAATACTGTGCAAAGAATTTTCCTGACCGCTTGCTCCCGTATCTGATTCGCCATCTGTCCACCGCCAATTTTCCTGCGCCCGATTTGCAGATCAGCGGAGAAGGGCGTCTTATTTACGGAGAGATCCATGCGATTGGCGAAATCGGGGAGCAAGCGAAAGCAACCATTCCTGCTCTGACGAAGCATCTGTCCGCCGCTGACCCGATCGCCCGCGAGGCAACGATCCGAGCGCTGGTCCGAGTTGGTCCAAGTGATCCAGAAGTCCTGCAATCGCTCACCGCATGTTTCAACGACGACAATCAACGCGTCCAGAGCACAGCCGTCTATGAAGCGGGTCGCTACGGAAAACTCGCAAAGCCGCTGGGCCCAAAATTCGCCGAGCTGCTCGATGCGGAGTCAAAAGAGGTCCAGTACTGGGCCGCTGCCGCCTTGATTACCTCAGAGTTCGATCCGGATCTTGGCTTCCGGAAGTTACTCGAAGGAGCCTGCACCGGATCAACAGCCGACCGCAGCCAGGCATTAACGGCACTTGCGATGTTGGGGACTCGTTCTGTGTCCGTCCTACCGAAATTGCGCGCGATGGTCGATGATCCCGATGTTGATGTGGCTCGAGCTGTTCGCAAGGCGATTCGTCGGATTGAAACCAAAACCAAAACCAAAGTCGAAGGCCGCGTTATCGACGCAAATGGTAAACCGATCGCCGGTGCTTCGATATCGTGCTTGGCATATTCCGGCGATGAAGCAAACGGCTTCGATCCCGTGTATGCCGAAACCGATCGCGACGGTTACTTCATGGCAGACGTTCCCAGCCGAATTTTTCGCGTCCACGTCGGATCACCGAACGAAATTTACGACAGCGTCCGCGGATTTGGCATGCGAAACGGACGTGCGGTGTGTCCCTGGGATAGCGTCGAAGATCAATCCACCGAAAATAGAGTATTCGTTGTCGCCACACTTCCACGTCGGTACGCTTTGACGTTCGAGCTTGTCGATGCGGACAGTGGCCAACCGATCAGGGACGCCGCAGTTCTATACAAAGAAGACGAATCGACGTGGTTTGGCGATGGAGAATCCGACTACGAAACGAGTGCCTTCTGGGAGACCTTTTATGTTTCCCAAAACGGTGAAACGACGTTTCAAGCCAGCACATCGTCGGTGCTCGGGTTGGCGTATTTCAGGGCGGTTGCCACGGGCTATGAACCGGCTGAATGGAAGCTCAACGAGAAGCTCGAGCGTGGTAAGCCGCTGACCAAAACGATCCGCATGCAGCCGGTCGCTCCGATTCAATTGACGGTCTTGCAGCCTAACGGAACGCCTGCCGCAGGCGCGACCTTCAAGTCCCGTGATCCGAAAGATTTTCCCTTTACGATGCGGCATGCTGGTGGGGACAAGCTACGCGGCTTGCTCGCCATCGAGGCGAAATCCAACGGGCAAGGCGTTGCGGAGTTTCCTCGACCGGCTTTCGGTGATTGGGCGAGCTACCGTATCGAACACGCTACCGGTCACACGGACTTTAAGATCAGCGATCTACCACCGGAGCGCGACGGTGCAGCCGTCGTCACCCATCGCCTGCAATTACTGGGGCACGTGACGGTGCAGGGCCGCTACCTGCCCAAGGTTTTGGACAACGAGTTCCTGGAAGTCTATCATTTGCTGCCCAATCGCAAGTCCGTCGATGGGTCGGCTCAGCGGGTGAAACTGGACGACGAAGGTCGGTTCACACTCGCTCCACGACTGGCCGGCTGGCACAGTTTTGTGCATCGAATTCAAACGACCGATGCGGAAGGAAATCGAGGCACCTCGGCGATTGCTTCTTACGGGCCGTTTGATTTGAAGCCCGGCGAGAGTCGCCGCTTGACGCTTGGAGACGAAGGAAGCAGCGTCGTCGGAAGGCTCTCGATTCCAGAACCATCGTCCGCTGACTTCGGCTCTCTGACCATTCAAGCCTATGCCGGTGGTCCGTTCCAATACCCTCACGCACCAAGAGGGCTTAACGATCACGAGGAGCTGGCGTGGTGGGATGCCTACTGGGAATCGGACGCGGGTCACCATTTTCGAGAGTACAGACGCCGCAACATCACCGTGCCTGTCGCTCCCGACGGCAGCTTCCACTTTCCGATGCTCCCGCCCGGCGACTACAAGTTGCGTTTATTCGGCAGCTCATCTGATCGCACTCGGCGGAAGCTAATCCCGTCACAGTTATCGATCCCCGAGGCTGCCGTTGGTTCGGTCGTTGATGTTGGCAGCCTTAAGGTCAGCGAGGAAAAATCCGATGCGTCCCCAACTGCGCATGACCATGACCACAGCCTGAATAAAACCAGCGACCTTGAACACGAACGCTCATCGTGA
- a CDS encoding BlaI/MecI/CopY family transcriptional regulator, with amino-acid sequence MARPNSVYPTELELQILKVLWAAEPMTVREVRETLAAGGRGLAHTTVITMLGTMVEKGQVEKLDPVQGKAFRFAPLIGREDVSKGMLGDLVDRVFDGSAEAVMLSLFDVADLDEDELKSLRKLLNKKMREARS; translated from the coding sequence ATGGCGAGACCCAATTCAGTTTATCCAACGGAGCTGGAGCTCCAAATCCTGAAAGTGCTGTGGGCCGCGGAGCCGATGACGGTTCGGGAGGTCCGTGAAACGCTGGCGGCCGGCGGGCGGGGACTTGCTCATACGACCGTGATTACGATGCTGGGCACGATGGTCGAAAAGGGGCAGGTTGAAAAACTGGATCCGGTGCAGGGCAAAGCGTTTCGTTTTGCGCCGTTGATCGGGCGGGAGGATGTTTCCAAAGGAATGTTGGGCGATTTGGTCGACCGGGTGTTCGATGGGTCGGCGGAAGCGGTGATGCTGAGCCTGTTCGACGTCGCGGATCTGGACGAAGACGAACTGAAAAGCCTCCGCAAATTGCTGAACAAGAAAATGCGGGAGGCCAGGTCATGA
- a CDS encoding EF-hand domain-containing protein, translating into MLDAHEGHSHAPSPQAQKKIIRLNTETPQVHLVVQRRPADTVRPDLAKLFDPFKGKVDVRFDRDYLFVESNGMPDHSMMTGITAWQQQVPLPQSYTGGNAWTIPLHPVPAKNPLSTKEHFFRGAIALAVNGVPIFNPIKNDGKTDTLKAGELDQWGGHCGRADDYHYHIAPVHLEKIVGAGNPVAVALDGYPIYGYNDPNGKPPTDLDWLNGHKGPDGKYHYHATKQFPYLNGGFYGEVVERDGQVDPQPRAGGVRPALRGLKGAKIVGFENPKPNSYVVHYEVFGDKRSVEYTVADNGSVTFNFVSSQGTQTENYTPRQRGAGGGNDRRNTEPPTGRQPQGNRGRADEGRGEVERRGGDPIVKALDSNGDGRINKAELRAAAQALRTLDSNKDGQVTAEEIRRPGGQRQGGEGGGPQRRQPGQAGGPRGPQPGDGPRQPWILVHADEIDLDKDKIISRDEIVGEATKAFAGYDTNNDGKLSQAELSVRGGSRSAMGGFLKGHSKEIDRDGDGILTRTEAIGNAERMFAKMDGNKDGKISATEMEASRR; encoded by the coding sequence ATGTTGGACGCACACGAAGGACACTCGCATGCTCCTTCGCCTCAAGCACAAAAGAAGATTATCCGTCTGAATACAGAAACTCCGCAGGTCCACTTGGTGGTTCAGCGACGACCGGCGGATACGGTTCGGCCCGATCTTGCGAAGCTGTTCGATCCGTTCAAAGGAAAGGTTGATGTCCGTTTTGATCGCGACTACCTGTTCGTTGAATCCAACGGCATGCCCGATCATTCGATGATGACAGGCATCACCGCATGGCAGCAACAAGTTCCGCTGCCTCAGTCGTACACGGGCGGCAACGCTTGGACAATTCCTTTGCATCCGGTTCCTGCGAAGAACCCGTTATCGACGAAGGAACATTTCTTTCGAGGAGCGATTGCATTGGCGGTCAACGGTGTGCCGATCTTCAATCCAATCAAGAATGATGGAAAGACGGATACGTTGAAAGCCGGTGAACTCGACCAATGGGGCGGTCACTGTGGTCGAGCTGACGACTACCACTACCACATCGCTCCGGTGCATCTGGAGAAGATCGTTGGAGCTGGGAATCCTGTTGCTGTGGCTCTCGATGGCTACCCAATCTACGGCTACAACGATCCCAACGGAAAACCGCCCACCGATCTCGACTGGCTCAACGGCCACAAAGGCCCGGATGGAAAGTACCACTATCACGCTACGAAGCAGTTTCCCTATTTGAACGGCGGCTTCTATGGCGAAGTTGTCGAGCGCGATGGCCAAGTCGATCCGCAGCCACGAGCCGGTGGAGTTCGTCCGGCGCTGCGAGGATTGAAGGGAGCGAAAATCGTTGGATTTGAGAACCCGAAACCAAACAGCTACGTCGTCCATTATGAGGTCTTCGGTGACAAACGCTCGGTCGAGTACACGGTCGCTGACAATGGTTCGGTGACGTTCAACTTTGTTTCATCGCAGGGAACACAAACCGAAAACTACACACCGCGCCAACGAGGTGCAGGAGGCGGTAACGATCGTCGAAATACTGAACCACCCACCGGCAGGCAACCACAAGGCAATCGAGGTCGTGCCGACGAAGGTCGCGGTGAAGTCGAACGTCGCGGTGGCGATCCCATTGTGAAGGCATTAGATTCCAACGGTGATGGCCGGATCAATAAGGCAGAACTGCGTGCAGCTGCCCAGGCGTTACGCACACTCGACAGCAACAAGGACGGTCAGGTTACGGCTGAAGAGATTCGTCGCCCCGGTGGTCAGCGTCAAGGTGGCGAGGGCGGCGGGCCACAGCGCAGACAACCCGGACAGGCGGGAGGTCCACGCGGACCACAGCCCGGTGATGGTCCGCGGCAACCTTGGATCCTGGTTCATGCAGATGAAATCGACCTCGACAAGGACAAGATCATCAGCCGCGACGAAATCGTTGGCGAAGCAACCAAAGCGTTTGCTGGCTACGATACAAACAACGACGGCAAGCTCAGCCAAGCTGAACTCAGCGTTCGCGGCGGTTCACGAAGTGCGATGGGCGGTTTTCTGAAAGGACATTCCAAAGAGATCGATCGTGATGGCGACGGCATCCTGACCCGCACCGAAGCCATCGGCAATGCGGAGCGAATGTTCGCGAAGATGGATGGGAACAAGGACGGAAAAATATCTGCCACAGAGATGGAGGCATCCAGACGGTAA
- a CDS encoding bile acid:sodium symporter family protein, translating into MTDGQGNANHDGSSTSVRMTILGVGAWLIFLIAWNAMATDSAPTAKAVAILSAVVFSSVATVSARLRKVAFTAWVLTCVLIAFCYPQTFIHWGDFQLKTLIVPLIQLIMFGMGATLTLADFTRVLKMPRAVLIGILLQFSIMPLLGFALAMAFGFEPSVAAGVVLIGSCPGGVASNVMTYLSKGNVALSVTMTACSTLLSPVLTPLLMYMLAGTLVEIVFLDWVINITKIIIVPISIGLIFNSVLRALDRRGAWIDRFLSWIAMFGICFIIGIIIADSRDKLLTIGIALVAASILHNAAGYVLGYFGARLVKLDESSCRTVAIEVGLQNGGMATALAINTLKDPLAALAPAIFGPWMNISGSMLASWWAARPPTSEKID; encoded by the coding sequence ATGACCGATGGGCAAGGAAATGCGAATCATGACGGATCGTCCACGTCCGTGCGAATGACAATTCTGGGCGTTGGTGCGTGGCTGATTTTTCTGATTGCCTGGAACGCGATGGCCACGGACAGCGCACCCACAGCAAAAGCCGTCGCGATCCTTTCCGCGGTTGTGTTTTCATCCGTGGCAACCGTGTCTGCACGTCTGAGAAAGGTTGCCTTTACCGCCTGGGTTTTGACGTGCGTGCTGATTGCCTTCTGCTATCCGCAAACCTTCATCCACTGGGGCGACTTTCAACTGAAGACGCTGATCGTACCGCTCATTCAGCTAATCATGTTCGGTATGGGCGCGACGTTGACCCTGGCGGATTTCACGCGCGTGCTCAAGATGCCGCGGGCCGTGCTTATCGGAATCTTGCTGCAATTTTCCATCATGCCGCTGCTGGGGTTTGCGTTAGCCATGGCGTTTGGCTTCGAGCCCTCCGTCGCCGCAGGTGTGGTTTTAATCGGCTCTTGTCCCGGTGGGGTTGCGTCGAATGTGATGACCTACCTATCGAAAGGGAACGTGGCACTTTCGGTTACGATGACGGCGTGTTCCACATTGCTTTCTCCAGTCTTGACTCCGCTGCTGATGTACATGTTAGCGGGCACGCTCGTGGAAATTGTCTTCCTCGACTGGGTGATCAACATTACGAAGATCATCATTGTTCCCATCTCGATCGGTCTGATCTTCAATAGCGTTTTGCGGGCATTGGATCGGCGCGGAGCATGGATTGATCGATTCCTGTCGTGGATCGCCATGTTCGGCATCTGCTTCATCATTGGAATCATCATCGCAGACTCTCGCGACAAACTGCTGACGATTGGGATCGCATTGGTGGCGGCATCCATTTTGCATAATGCGGCCGGATACGTGCTGGGATACTTTGGTGCTCGACTGGTCAAATTAGATGAGAGCAGTTGCCGCACGGTCGCCATTGAAGTGGGACTGCAAAACGGAGGCATGGCGACGGCTTTGGCAATCAACACACTGAAGGATCCGCTGGCCGCTTTAGCGCCCGCCATTTTCGGTCCATGGATGAATATTTCCGGCTCGATGCTGGCCTCCTGGTGGGCCGCACGTCCTCCTACTTCGGAGAAGATCGACTGA
- a CDS encoding alpha/beta hydrolase has translation MNYRILSAAFLILPCILPLTAVAQQDASAVDGYETIADIPYREPQGLDEYAVERCRLDVYRPQQANNAATVVWFHGGGLTGGNKSIPQALRERGVIVVAVNYRLSPKVKVEVCLEDAAAAVAWTFHNIDQHGGSAERVFVSGHSAGGYLTSMIGLDKRWLAAFDIDADQIAGLIPFSGHTITHFTARKEKGVGAKQPVVDQLAPLFHVRADAPPLLLITGDRQLEMLGRYEENAYMWRMMLVAGHPASMLYELDGFNHGQMAEPAFPLLLRFMQQHSK, from the coding sequence GTGAACTATCGCATCTTATCGGCCGCATTTTTAATCTTGCCCTGTATCCTTCCATTGACCGCGGTTGCCCAGCAGGACGCGTCTGCTGTCGACGGCTACGAAACGATCGCTGACATTCCGTACCGCGAACCTCAGGGGCTCGACGAGTATGCGGTGGAACGTTGCCGTTTGGATGTTTACCGTCCGCAACAAGCCAACAACGCCGCCACGGTGGTGTGGTTTCATGGCGGGGGATTAACGGGTGGAAACAAGTCGATTCCGCAGGCATTGCGAGAACGGGGCGTGATCGTTGTAGCCGTCAATTATCGCCTTAGCCCCAAAGTGAAGGTCGAAGTGTGTCTTGAAGATGCCGCGGCAGCGGTGGCATGGACGTTCCACAATATTGATCAACACGGTGGCTCCGCCGAACGGGTTTTTGTGAGCGGACATTCCGCCGGAGGATATCTGACCAGCATGATCGGTCTGGACAAACGCTGGTTAGCGGCTTTCGACATCGATGCCGATCAGATTGCCGGGCTCATCCCGTTCAGCGGCCACACGATTACCCACTTCACCGCCCGCAAAGAAAAAGGGGTCGGCGCAAAACAACCTGTGGTTGATCAGTTGGCTCCCTTGTTCCATGTCCGCGCAGACGCTCCGCCGCTGTTATTGATCACCGGGGACCGCCAACTGGAAATGCTGGGGCGTTACGAAGAAAATGCCTATATGTGGCGGATGATGCTGGTGGCTGGTCACCCGGCCAGCATGCTGTACGAACTGGACGGATTCAACCACGGCCAAATGGCTGAACCCGCGTTTCCGCTGCTGCTGAGATTCATGCAACAACACTCGAAGTGA